In a genomic window of Nitrososphaerota archaeon:
- a CDS encoding class I SAM-dependent methyltransferase — translation MGRLYTHPNPFVRFVSIYRLRIVLHALRIRGQVERILDAGCGNGVLMPSLSRVAKLVVGVDVDKGALVAAKNMIRRSSQCGYVELICCDIHKLPFRNKVFDYCVSVSVLDHLKDIKLALQNIKNSLKTAGSFIVGIMPPLPTPLAYIWSILAAGHRYIFAEHVNTYVECLSAIAEHFTITSIKGPLGIPLFYVAVTATLEPREDLNT, via the coding sequence ATGGGGAGGCTTTACACCCATCCAAATCCTTTTGTTAGATTTGTTAGTATCTATAGGCTTAGAATTGTCTTACATGCTTTAAGAATAAGGGGGCAAGTTGAAAGGATTTTGGACGCTGGATGCGGGAACGGTGTTTTGATGCCCTCCCTAAGCAGGGTTGCAAAGCTTGTGGTTGGTGTGGATGTTGACAAAGGTGCCCTGGTAGCTGCTAAGAATATGATAAGAAGGTCAAGCCAATGTGGATATGTAGAACTCATCTGCTGCGATATTCACAAACTGCCGTTTAGGAACAAAGTCTTCGACTACTGCGTATCTGTATCTGTGTTAGATCATCTTAAGGACATTAAGCTAGCGCTTCAAAACATAAAAAATAGTCTAAAAACAGCTGGCAGTTTTATAGTAGGGATTATGCCACCGCTCCCCACTCCTTTAGCTTATATTTGGAGCATCCTCGCCGCAGGTCATAGATATATTTTCGCCGAGCACGTTAACACATATGTAGAGTGCCTTTCCGCAATAGCTGAACATTTCACTATAACATCTATCAAAGGACCACTCGGCATCCCGCTCTTCTATGTAGCAGTTACTGCAACACTTGAACCAAGAGAAGATCTTAATACTTGA